From Caminibacter mediatlanticus TB-2, the proteins below share one genomic window:
- a CDS encoding tyrosine-type recombinase/integrase, whose amino-acid sequence MEKKDLRAFKKYAIPLIGYKKVDEVTRYDLIELIKKIPKIKLPNATRTQNKTATAKEVFNYVKRCLDYALNMGYIEVNPAYGIDVAHILPKEQKSKMKAVIDEDGVKELYKKISSYEYKAGRYIMQFQALTALRNVGLYRLKWEYIDWDKKIIIYPPNTYKANKEVFRLPLTNTLIEILNYFKTINYSSEFVFINKPIKEDSFSNRLKKYYSTLKITNHSPHGWRSSFKSLARKLRLADNDTIEMQLNHSLGNKVIEAYMRDDLLEERRELLIKWENFLTS is encoded by the coding sequence TTGGAGAAAAAAGATTTAAGAGCTTTTAAAAAGTATGCTATTCCTCTTATTGGCTATAAAAAAGTCGATGAAGTTACAAGATATGATTTGATTGAATTAATAAAAAAGATACCAAAAATAAAGCTACCAAATGCAACACGAACACAAAACAAAACTGCAACAGCTAAGGAAGTTTTTAATTATGTAAAAAGATGTTTAGATTATGCTTTAAATATGGGATACATTGAAGTTAATCCAGCTTATGGTATTGATGTAGCTCACATATTACCAAAAGAGCAAAAAAGCAAAATGAAAGCCGTTATCGATGAAGATGGGGTAAAAGAATTATATAAAAAAATCTCTTCTTATGAATATAAAGCGGGTCGTTATATTATGCAGTTTCAAGCACTTACAGCATTAAGAAATGTAGGTTTGTATCGTTTAAAGTGGGAATATATTGATTGGGATAAAAAGATTATCATTTATCCACCAAATACCTATAAAGCTAATAAGGAAGTTTTTAGATTACCTCTTACAAATACTTTAATTGAAATACTTAATTACTTTAAAACAATTAATTATTCATCTGAGTTTGTTTTTATTAATAAGCCAATAAAAGAAGATAGTTTTAGTAATAGACTTAAAAAATATTATTCTACACTTAAAATAACAAATCATTCACCTCACGGATGGCGTAGCTCATTTAAAAGCCTTGCAAGGAAGCTAAGATTAGCAGATAATGATACTATTGAAATGCAACTTAATCACTCATTGGGTAATAAAGTAATTGAAGCATATATGAGAGATGATTTACTTGAAGAGAGAAGAGAACTTTTAATCAAGTGGGAAAACTTTTTAACTTCTTAA
- a CDS encoding polysaccharide deacetylase family protein, translated as MKKFLFFLFPLFLFAGAHIFVLHRIDDFRYPSTNTSSKELKKYFDYLKENKYKVVKLSTLIKMIKNKEDINKIVVFTIDDNYKSFYKNGLPLFKKYNFPFTLFVYTKATTQKWGDFMRWNEVKECAKYGELGVHSYAHPHLAKLSNEEITNDTKKAISEFKKYIGFVPNIYSYPYGEYNERVKKIIKKFFSYIVNQNPGAIDLTTPLDDIDRIALTGKVNIEKKLKLKRLHLKKLVIKRDKNRIIEISGELKESLPYVNIYITKHGWKGIRVKNKKFIYYPNFELKKYRNRVIIRYNYKIISKLILKEE; from the coding sequence ATGAAAAAATTTCTATTTTTTTTATTTCCATTATTTTTGTTTGCAGGGGCTCATATATTCGTACTTCATAGAATTGATGACTTTAGATATCCATCTACTAATACTTCAAGTAAAGAATTAAAAAAGTATTTTGATTATTTAAAAGAAAACAAATATAAAGTAGTAAAACTCTCTACTTTAATAAAAATGATAAAAAATAAAGAAGATATAAATAAAATTGTAGTTTTTACAATTGATGATAATTATAAAAGTTTTTATAAAAATGGTCTACCTCTTTTTAAAAAATATAATTTCCCATTTACTTTATTTGTATATACAAAAGCAACTACCCAAAAATGGGGTGATTTTATGAGATGGAATGAAGTAAAAGAGTGTGCAAAATATGGCGAACTTGGAGTACATAGTTATGCCCATCCTCACTTAGCTAAACTATCAAATGAAGAGATTACAAATGATACAAAAAAAGCAATAAGTGAGTTTAAAAAATATATAGGATTTGTGCCTAATATCTATTCTTACCCTTATGGAGAATATAATGAAAGAGTAAAAAAAATTATAAAAAAATTTTTCTCTTACATTGTAAATCAAAATCCAGGGGCAATTGATTTAACAACTCCTCTTGATGATATAGATAGAATAGCTCTAACAGGCAAAGTTAATATAGAAAAAAAACTTAAACTAAAAAGACTTCATTTAAAAAAATTAGTAATTAAAAGAGATAAAAATAGAATTATTGAAATATCAGGTGAATTAAAAGAAAGTTTACCATATGTAAACATCTACATAACAAAACATGGATGGAAGGGTATAAGAGTAAAAAATAAAAAGTTTATTTACTATCCTAACTTTGAGTTAAAAAAATATAGAAATAGAGTTATCATAAGATATAATTATAAAATAATTTCGAAATTAATTTTAAAGGAGGAATAA
- a CDS encoding Arm DNA-binding domain-containing protein, with protein MANNLTQTAINSFLKSDRKKISDGMVTGLRLVKKSKSIIWEFRYKKVGTQKDTNIKIGNYPDISLKTAREIAREYKELLARGIDPNDYKREKEEAIKREQEKKTFKMVAYEFLELKKNEVGEKRFKSF; from the coding sequence ATGGCTAATAATTTAACTCAAACAGCAATTAATTCATTTTTAAAAAGCGATAGAAAAAAGATAAGCGATGGAATGGTTACAGGTTTAAGGTTAGTAAAAAAATCAAAAAGTATAATTTGGGAATTTAGATATAAAAAGGTTGGAACTCAAAAAGATACAAATATTAAAATTGGTAACTACCCAGATATTAGCTTAAAGACAGCCAGAGAAATTGCAAGGGAATATAAAGAGCTATTAGCAAGAGGGATTGACCCAAACGATTATAAAAGAGAAAAAGAAGAAGCTATTAAAAGAGAGCAAGAAAAGAAAACTTTTAAAATGGTAGCTTATGAGTTTTTAGAGCTTAAAAAAAATGAAGTTGGAGAAAAAAGATTTAAGAGCTTTTAA
- the secG gene encoding preprotein translocase subunit SecG, which produces MTGILMIIQIVLVIAITILVLLQRSESMGLGAYSSSNNSVFGAGGPMNFLTKATMTLGLLFVLNTLTLVYLYNKQANTSALDNVNIKKIEKTTPTPQVPTVPQTPTK; this is translated from the coding sequence ATGACTGGTATTTTAATGATTATACAAATTGTTTTAGTAATTGCAATAACAATCTTAGTTTTACTTCAACGTTCAGAATCAATGGGTCTTGGTGCTTATAGTAGCTCTAATAATTCAGTATTTGGTGCAGGTGGGCCTATGAATTTTTTAACAAAAGCAACAATGACTCTTGGATTACTTTTTGTATTAAATACATTAACTCTTGTATATTTATATAACAAACAAGCAAACACATCCGCACTTGATAATGTAAACATTAAAAAAATTGAAAAAACAACTCCTACACCGCAAGTACCAACTGTTCCACAAACACCTACAAAATAA
- a CDS encoding ATP-binding protein, protein MNFKEIYEKAGLFYLGRNVDENQNLTDNLTLYKNKNFTTHAAIIGMTGSGKTGLGIGLIEEAAIDNIPAIVIDPKGDMGNLLLTDPSFSPEKFKEWVENDAIAKNKDPLEYAKEITKIWKEGIYSWHQDEKRVEKLHNVKKVIYTPGSNSGISVNILSALFKPSDEIMNDIDNFVSYINSTVSSLLSLIGVKSNSNSKEFVFLSQLITKAWQNNENLTIENLVSKILNPPFKKIGVLPLDNFIEENERLKLANKFNALIASPAFMNWLYGEELNIDKLFYDENGRAKISIFYLAHLSDEQRMFFVTLLLNKIIEWMRRQSGSNRLRAILYMDEIYGYFPPSKNPPSKEPMMILLKQARAFGLGVILSTQNPVDLDYKGLSNIGTWFIGRLQTKQDIQKVIDGLSGKSNIPKSKIKDIISNLKKRTFFLKSAHIDEPVLFQTRWVLSYLKGPLKKDDISKLMKKNKKNTKTTSIQKNNNYITNIIFDGLQRFEIDPTRENRFYPTIAAKFEVNYSDSRRGIDKKDEYNVFINIEDMNDYVWEEYEELDASLDTFSIKKPNNAKLKPLSEFVLEDKNFKKAKRELKEFVYNNFKLELYKCPKLRIQSNINENYNDFKIKVEDILKEKLEEEIEKLKERYKNKIDRINTQILKAQQQIQKEKADQTSSIIDIGISLISALFGRKSVSKVGRTVSKSTRVLKERGDVQRATERLELLKQKLQDIELELEDKIDKLYERFNLDNYPIIESFIKPKKSSIDIKEISVLWRVDF, encoded by the coding sequence ATGAATTTTAAAGAAATATATGAAAAAGCAGGGTTATTTTATCTTGGTAGGAATGTAGATGAAAATCAAAATTTAACTGATAATCTTACTTTATATAAAAACAAGAATTTTACTACTCATGCTGCAATAATTGGTATGACAGGTAGTGGTAAAACAGGGCTTGGAATAGGTCTTATTGAAGAAGCAGCTATTGATAATATTCCAGCTATTGTTATTGACCCAAAAGGAGATATGGGTAATTTACTATTAACTGACCCCTCTTTTTCACCTGAAAAGTTTAAAGAGTGGGTAGAAAATGATGCAATAGCAAAAAATAAAGATCCCTTAGAATATGCAAAAGAAATAACAAAAATTTGGAAAGAAGGCATATATTCTTGGCATCAAGATGAAAAAAGAGTAGAAAAATTACACAATGTAAAGAAAGTTATTTATACACCTGGTTCAAATAGTGGTATTAGTGTAAATATATTAAGTGCATTATTTAAACCATCTGATGAAATTATGAATGATATTGATAACTTTGTTTCTTATATTAACTCTACAGTATCATCATTGCTTTCTTTAATTGGAGTAAAAAGTAATTCAAACTCAAAAGAGTTTGTGTTTTTATCTCAACTTATTACAAAAGCATGGCAAAATAATGAAAATTTGACAATAGAAAACTTAGTTAGCAAAATTTTAAACCCTCCTTTCAAAAAAATCGGAGTCCTTCCTCTTGATAATTTTATAGAAGAAAATGAAAGACTTAAACTTGCAAATAAATTTAATGCACTTATTGCAAGTCCAGCATTTATGAATTGGCTTTATGGAGAAGAATTAAATATAGATAAACTATTTTATGATGAAAATGGAAGAGCTAAAATTTCTATTTTTTATTTAGCTCATTTAAGTGATGAGCAAAGAATGTTTTTTGTAACATTGCTATTAAATAAAATAATTGAATGGATGAGAAGACAAAGTGGTTCAAATAGATTAAGGGCAATTTTATATATGGATGAGATTTATGGATATTTTCCACCAAGTAAAAATCCACCATCAAAAGAACCTATGATGATATTATTAAAACAGGCAAGAGCATTTGGGCTTGGAGTAATTTTAAGCACACAAAATCCAGTAGATTTAGATTATAAAGGACTTTCAAATATCGGTACTTGGTTTATAGGAAGATTGCAGACTAAACAAGATATTCAAAAAGTTATTGATGGACTTAGTGGCAAAAGCAATATTCCAAAATCAAAAATAAAAGATATAATTTCAAATCTTAAAAAACGAACTTTTTTCTTAAAATCTGCACATATTGATGAACCAGTTTTATTTCAAACAAGATGGGTACTTAGTTATTTAAAAGGACCTTTAAAAAAAGATGATATTTCAAAATTAATGAAAAAAAATAAAAAAAATACTAAGACTACATCAATTCAAAAAAACAATAATTATATAACTAATATTATTTTTGATGGATTACAACGGTTTGAAATTGACCCAACAAGAGAAAATAGATTTTATCCTACAATTGCAGCAAAATTTGAAGTTAATTATTCAGATTCAAGAAGAGGTATTGATAAAAAAGATGAATACAATGTTTTTATTAATATAGAAGATATGAATGATTATGTATGGGAAGAATATGAAGAACTTGATGCTTCTCTTGATACATTTTCAATAAAAAAACCAAATAATGCAAAATTAAAACCACTTTCTGAGTTTGTATTAGAAGATAAAAATTTTAAAAAAGCTAAAAGAGAATTAAAAGAATTTGTTTATAATAATTTTAAACTTGAACTTTATAAGTGTCCAAAGCTTAGAATTCAATCAAATATTAATGAAAATTACAATGATTTTAAAATAAAAGTAGAAGATATCTTAAAAGAAAAATTGGAAGAAGAAATAGAAAAATTAAAAGAAAGATATAAAAATAAAATAGATAGGATTAATACTCAAATTCTAAAAGCTCAACAGCAAATTCAAAAAGAAAAAGCTGACCAAACAAGTTCTATAATCGATATTGGTATATCACTAATAAGTGCTCTTTTTGGCAGAAAAAGTGTAAGTAAAGTAGGAAGAACTGTTTCTAAAAGTACAAGAGTTTTAAAAGAAAGAGGTGATGTACAAAGAGCTACTGAAAGATTAGAGTTACTTAAACAAAAATTGCAAGATATTGAGTTAGAACTTGAAGATAAAATAGATAAACTCTATGAAAGATTTAATCTTGATAATTATCCTATTATAGAGAGTTTTATAAAACCTAAAAAAAGTAGTATAGATATTAAAGAAATCTCAGTTTTATGGAGAGTAGATTTTTAG
- a CDS encoding type II toxin-antitoxin system RelE family toxin has product MFKIEFIEEAVKEFKKLDKPIQKLIKQKLELLAKDLNKLKNNIKQLKGKYKNKYRLRVGNYRIIYQLKEDVLIILIVRIRHRKEAH; this is encoded by the coding sequence GTGTTTAAAATTGAATTTATCGAAGAAGCAGTAAAAGAGTTTAAAAAGTTAGATAAGCCAATACAAAAGTTAATAAAGCAAAAATTAGAGCTATTAGCAAAAGACCTAAATAAATTAAAAAACAATATTAAGCAACTAAAAGGAAAATACAAAAATAAATACAGGTTAAGGGTTGGTAATTACAGGATAATTTATCAGCTTAAAGAAGATGTATTGATTATTTTGATAGTTAGAATTAGACATAGAAAAGAGGCTCATTAA
- a CDS encoding HIT family protein, whose translation MTCPLCISRNENIIYKDSFLRVILVDEIPGYIRIITQRHIKELSDLNDEEAIKITLIIKKIEKVMIEVLNPDKINIASLGNIVPHLHFHLIPRYKNDPWWPEATFCEKKREFNYPTSNLEELKQRIKDIF comes from the coding sequence ATGACTTGTCCTCTTTGTATTTCTCGAAATGAAAATATTATTTACAAAGACTCTTTTTTAAGAGTCATTTTAGTTGATGAGATTCCAGGATATATAAGAATTATCACTCAAAGACATATCAAAGAACTTAGTGATTTGAATGATGAAGAGGCTATCAAAATAACTTTGATTATTAAAAAAATTGAAAAAGTTATGATTGAAGTTTTAAATCCTGATAAAATAAATATTGCAAGTTTAGGTAACATAGTACCTCACCTTCACTTTCATCTAATTCCAAGATACAAAAATGACCCTTGGTGGCCAGAAGCTACTTTTTGTGAGAAAAAAAGAGAATTTAATTATCCTACTTCAAATTTAGAAGAGTTAAAACAAAGGATAAAAGATATCTTCTAA
- a CDS encoding MFS transporter: protein MLLSLYYFLFFTLIGDYVIFLPKYFTQIGFSPTQIGIIFSIMPIARFITPFLYLKKPITKKNYILSLIISTFASFLLLSNNFYLILIAFFLIGSSFAIVFPYIEAIAIEKLKEKYGLARVYGSIGFMLFGIIFSYISGNLIYLFIILMILTNLIALFLKEDKKISKKVSSINFKKEWKFWIAVILLQISFGGFYNFFTIYNLQHGISKEYIGWLWAIGVIAEIVIFIIGHKFLQKLSSKTWIKIAIFLTSIRWLMVYLFAGNLLLIAISQIIHAFSFAIFHTSALLYLSNRYENKTLAQQFYSGIAYGLAAFLGSLISGYLYGEKLFLYESFIALIGFLVML from the coding sequence ATTCTTTTATCTCTATATTACTTTTTATTTTTTACCTTAATTGGTGATTATGTAATTTTTCTACCAAAATATTTTACTCAAATTGGATTTTCTCCAACTCAAATTGGAATTATTTTTTCAATTATGCCAATTGCAAGATTTATAACACCTTTTTTATATTTAAAAAAGCCTATTACAAAAAAAAATTATATTCTCTCACTTATAATTTCTACTTTTGCTTCTTTTTTACTACTTAGCAACAACTTTTATTTAATTTTAATTGCATTTTTTTTAATAGGGAGTAGTTTTGCTATTGTTTTTCCATATATAGAAGCAATTGCAATTGAGAAACTAAAAGAAAAGTATGGTCTTGCAAGAGTATATGGAAGTATTGGTTTTATGTTATTTGGAATTATTTTTTCATATATAAGTGGAAATTTAATTTATCTTTTTATTATTTTAATGATTTTAACTAATTTAATAGCCCTATTTCTAAAAGAAGATAAAAAAATCTCAAAAAAAGTCTCTTCTATTAATTTTAAAAAAGAATGGAAATTTTGGATTGCTGTAATCTTACTTCAAATTAGTTTTGGAGGATTTTATAACTTTTTTACAATCTATAATCTACAACATGGAATAAGTAAAGAGTATATTGGGTGGCTTTGGGCTATTGGTGTAATAGCTGAAATTGTTATTTTTATAATAGGCCATAAATTTTTACAAAAACTATCTTCAAAAACTTGGATAAAAATTGCTATTTTTCTTACATCAATAAGATGGCTGATGGTATATTTATTTGCAGGAAATTTGCTCTTAATTGCTATATCTCAAATTATTCACGCTTTTTCATTTGCAATTTTTCACACCTCAGCTCTTTTATATCTATCAAATAGATATGAAAATAAAACTCTTGCTCAACAATTCTACTCAGGCATAGCATATGGTCTTGCTGCATTTTTGGGAAGCTTAATATCAGGTTATTTATACGGAGAAAAACTGTTTTTATATGAAAGCTTTATAGCCTTGATTGGATTTTTGGTTATGTTATAA
- a CDS encoding AAA family ATPase, with protein MTLPKKIFDRKTNLQFKNTLITGPKRVGKTFLVFNFLKNFKGKYKYIDFSDYKEKNFDFSDVDLVIFDNFDFSAPIPPITTFIITNENINIEGFEKIELNGLDFEEFFAFENGANINQIFDKFLRLGNFPRIFNEEYFKDEYLKETFELLPYNKKILAFFFSHIGEKFTLYQIYQILKKEMKISKDSFYKEVNNLIKNRVIFELNKFNSPKSPKKFYSYNFAFKNILTNKKNIQYTFENIIFLEMNKKNIFYKDTLTFYLPEEERGILVLPFANEEVVEEKLKKVTDVKKIDVITISNEFEVDNKNFEVEVIPFARWTFAE; from the coding sequence TTGACACTTCCAAAAAAAATTTTTGATAGAAAAACTAATCTTCAATTCAAAAATACATTAATAACAGGACCAAAAAGAGTTGGAAAAACTTTTTTAGTGTTTAATTTTTTAAAAAATTTTAAAGGAAAATATAAATATATTGATTTTTCAGATTATAAAGAAAAAAACTTTGATTTTAGTGATGTTGACTTAGTTATATTTGATAATTTTGATTTTTCAGCTCCAATTCCTCCTATTACAACATTCATAATAACAAATGAAAATATTAATATTGAAGGTTTTGAAAAAATAGAGCTAAATGGACTGGATTTTGAAGAATTTTTTGCATTTGAAAATGGTGCTAATATAAATCAAATTTTTGATAAATTTTTAAGGCTTGGAAATTTTCCAAGAATTTTTAATGAAGAATACTTTAAAGACGAATACTTAAAAGAGACATTTGAATTGCTTCCTTATAATAAAAAAATATTAGCATTTTTCTTTTCACATATAGGAGAGAAATTTACTCTTTATCAGATCTATCAAATTCTAAAAAAAGAGATGAAAATAAGTAAAGATAGTTTTTATAAAGAAGTAAATAACTTAATAAAAAATAGAGTCATTTTTGAACTTAATAAATTCAATTCCCCTAAATCTCCTAAAAAGTTTTACTCATACAATTTTGCTTTTAAAAACATCTTAACTAATAAAAAAAATATTCAATATACATTTGAGAATATAATTTTTTTAGAGATGAATAAAAAAAATATTTTTTATAAAGATACTTTAACTTTTTACTTACCAGAAGAAGAAAGAGGAATATTAGTTTTACCTTTTGCAAATGAAGAAGTTGTAGAAGAGAAATTAAAAAAAGTAACTGATGTAAAAAAGATAGATGTAATTACAATATCAAATGAATTTGAAGTTGATAATAAAAATTTTGAAGTGGAGGTGATACCATTTGCAAGATGGACATTTGCGGAATAG
- a CDS encoding methyltransferase domain-containing protein, which yields MRKFSNFDKFANHYQKYNLIQKKIINKYLPFVKSRIIDLGCGSIGLCKYKKFDFYLGIDISEKMLSLNPCNTLKADFNTKECYELIKQYNFDQVVSFSALQWAKDLEFVFKEIKSLNKEYLLAIFTSNTFKTLHNYLDYSSPIYSKEKIINYSKILNPTKIEILNYKLEFDSAKKMLEYIKYSGVGGGEVCNISKLKRFIKEFPFNYLEFEIVVLRNDF from the coding sequence ATGAGAAAATTTAGTAATTTTGATAAATTTGCAAATCATTATCAAAAGTATAATTTAATTCAAAAAAAAATTATTAATAAATATCTACCTTTTGTTAAATCCCGAATAATTGATTTAGGGTGTGGAAGTATAGGTCTTTGTAAATATAAAAAGTTTGATTTTTATTTAGGAATTGATATTTCTGAAAAAATGCTTTCTTTAAATCCTTGTAATACTTTAAAAGCTGATTTCAATACAAAAGAGTGTTATGAGTTAATTAAACAATATAATTTTGACCAAGTAGTTTCTTTTTCTGCTCTTCAATGGGCAAAAGATTTAGAGTTTGTATTTAAAGAAATCAAAAGTTTAAATAAAGAATATCTATTAGCAATTTTTACTTCTAATACTTTCAAAACTCTTCATAATTATTTAGACTATTCTTCACCAATTTATTCAAAAGAAAAAATAATAAATTATTCTAAAATACTAAATCCAACAAAAATAGAAATCTTAAATTATAAACTTGAATTTGATTCTGCTAAAAAAATGCTTGAATATATAAAATATTCAGGTGTTGGAGGGGGAGAAGTTTGTAATATTTCAAAACTTAAAAGATTTATAAAAGAATTTCCTTTTAATTATTTAGAATTTGAGATAGTAGTTCTAAGAAATGATTTTTAA
- the frr gene encoding ribosome recycling factor — protein sequence MMEEVFEFAKEHMQKSIEVLKKDLNTLRTGKVSIHVLDGVKVEYYGAPTPLNQVANINAVDATTIVISPWDKSIINDIEKAIQEANVGANPNNDGDTIKLYFPPMTEEERKKQAKKAKEFGEKAKIAIRNIRREANDEIKKMFKNKEITEDDQKRGLDKVQEITDEFIKKVDEIVNKKIDDVMKV from the coding sequence ATAATGGAAGAAGTATTTGAGTTTGCAAAAGAGCATATGCAAAAAAGTATTGAGGTATTAAAAAAGGATTTAAACACTTTAAGGACTGGTAAGGTTTCTATTCATGTTTTAGATGGTGTAAAAGTAGAATATTATGGAGCTCCGACTCCTTTAAATCAAGTTGCTAATATCAATGCTGTTGATGCTACAACTATTGTAATCTCTCCTTGGGATAAATCAATTATTAATGATATTGAAAAAGCCATTCAAGAAGCAAATGTTGGGGCTAATCCAAATAATGATGGAGATACTATAAAACTATATTTCCCTCCAATGACAGAGGAAGAGAGAAAAAAACAAGCAAAAAAAGCAAAAGAATTTGGTGAAAAAGCAAAAATTGCTATTAGAAATATAAGAAGAGAAGCAAATGATGAAATAAAAAAAATGTTTAAAAACAAAGAAATAACAGAAGATGACCAAAAAAGAGGTCTTGATAAAGTCCAAGAAATTACTGATGAATTCATTAAAAAAGTAGACGAAATTGTTAATAAAAAAATAGATGATGTTATGAAAGTTTAA
- a CDS encoding Panacea domain-containing protein: MKYDIEKIANAIKFFILNDVKHLGKTKLMKLFFFADKEHLQRFGIPIFYDKYFKLPHGPVPSLTLNIIDSLNEVENYDLMEYANILKEHIEINQVNQNGFFFNGFKIKKPFDDEVFSQSELEVLKLIANKYKDITANKISELSHLLPEYKNTQLSEIIDYSKMANNQADYIEFLEQQSKELESILG, from the coding sequence ATGAAATATGATATTGAGAAAATAGCAAATGCTATTAAGTTTTTTATTCTTAATGATGTTAAGCATTTAGGTAAAACTAAACTAATGAAATTATTCTTTTTTGCAGATAAAGAGCATTTACAACGATTTGGTATTCCTATTTTTTATGATAAATATTTCAAATTGCCTCATGGACCAGTGCCGAGTTTGACTTTAAATATAATTGATAGTTTAAATGAAGTGGAAAATTATGATTTAATGGAATATGCAAATATTTTAAAAGAACATATCGAAATTAATCAAGTTAATCAAAATGGATTTTTCTTTAATGGCTTTAAAATTAAAAAGCCTTTTGATGATGAAGTATTTAGCCAAAGTGAATTAGAAGTATTAAAACTAATTGCAAATAAATATAAGGATATTACTGCTAATAAAATATCGGAACTCTCTCATTTGTTACCAGAATATAAAAATACCCAATTAAGTGAAATTATTGATTATTCAAAGATGGCTAATAATCAAGCAGATTATATTGAATTTTTAGAACAACAAAGTAAAGAGCTTGAAAGTATTTTAGGATAA
- the pyrE gene encoding orotate phosphoribosyltransferase has translation MENGQLKMENINVREIYEKYGALLKGHFLLSSGKHSEYYLQSARVLEYPEVAEKLAKELAKEIKKAGVEVDTICSPAIGGLLAGYELARALGVRFIFTERVKGEMTLRRGFEVKEGEKVLICEDIITTGGSAMEAAREIEKRGGEIVGFAAIANRGVCKRVNGKTNRKNECKLPENKPFFALEDFEFEVYNPEECPMCKMGACGPIKPGSRGN, from the coding sequence ATGGAAAATGGACAATTAAAAATGGAAAATATTAATGTAAGAGAAATATATGAAAAATATGGAGCTTTACTTAAAGGGCATTTTTTACTAAGCAGTGGAAAACATAGTGAATATTATTTACAAAGTGCAAGAGTATTAGAATACCCAGAAGTTGCTGAAAAATTAGCAAAAGAATTAGCAAAAGAGATTAAAAAAGCAGGTGTTGAAGTTGATACAATATGCTCTCCTGCTATTGGAGGACTTCTTGCTGGGTATGAACTTGCAAGAGCCCTTGGAGTTAGATTTATTTTTACTGAAAGAGTAAAAGGTGAAATGACACTAAGAAGAGGGTTTGAAGTAAAAGAAGGTGAAAAAGTACTTATTTGTGAAGATATAATTACAACTGGTGGGTCTGCAATGGAAGCTGCAAGAGAAATTGAAAAAAGAGGCGGTGAAATTGTTGGATTTGCAGCAATTGCAAATAGAGGAGTTTGTAAAAGAGTAAATGGAAAAACAAATAGGAAAAATGAGTGTAAATTACCTGAGAATAAACCTTTCTTTGCATTAGAAGATTTTGAATTTGAAGTATATAATCCAGAAGAATGTCCAATGTGTAAAATGGGGGCTTGTGGTCCTATTAAGCCAGGGAGTAGAGGTAATTAA
- a CDS encoding PIN domain-containing protein has product MGLIDANYIIRLFTKTPDNQYQEAKELFEKIAKREIKAHISEGIVMECFFVLHKLYEYSKEDTADILIKIMSMKNIINDEKEIIITALELLKQHNIDFIDCLLCAKSKILSLEVKSFDKDIKKCLK; this is encoded by the coding sequence ATGGGCTTAATTGATGCAAATTATATAATAAGACTTTTTACTAAAACACCAGATAATCAATACCAAGAAGCAAAAGAGCTATTTGAAAAAATAGCAAAAAGAGAAATTAAAGCTCATATAAGTGAAGGTATTGTAATGGAGTGCTTTTTTGTATTGCATAAACTTTATGAGTATTCAAAGGAAGATACAGCAGATATTTTAATAAAAATTATGAGTATGAAAAATATTATTAATGATGAAAAAGAGATAATTATCACTGCATTAGAGCTATTAAAACAGCATAATATAGACTTTATAGATTGCTTATTGTGTGCTAAATCTAAAATATTATCATTAGAGGTTAAGAGTTTTGATAAAGATATTAAAAAATGTTTGAAATAA